Within the Nicotiana tabacum cultivar K326 chromosome 11, ASM71507v2, whole genome shotgun sequence genome, the region TCGACCAAATCATTTTCGTAAGGCATGacgttttttttttactttaaaagtaatcaatcagaaattgataggagTTTGGTTTAAGCCGAagtatatacttcaattagcatacactttcctttcttctatctctggaaataaaaataatagaaatgtagtcactgtaggatacccttctaaaaataatgagacgagcctcgccaaataaaaatacaaattgcggggccctcaacaactaatcataatatttagaattcgggctaggccatttagtgaatctcatggccttctcaaaaataataacgcgatagacTTTTTCaggcacggtttaagtaaattatgtttttaaattcgggtgcacattgatgtgacccaaatccaaatcccaacggagtcaaaatgtgttaacaactacgggtgcattgattgtgatgtggtttgagatgcatttttacgacgttgcaattctataaaaataaatgataatgataaaagcggtttaaacttaataaaagcacataagtcacaacatgtatttaaatcagatatttagccattataacaatttaagcgaccgtgctagaaccacgggattcgagggtgcctaacaccttccctcgggtcaacagaattccttacttagaatttctggttcgcagacttcatttggaaaagtcgaaaatttcctcgatttgggattcaagataaaccggtgacttgggacaccaaaagccaaacctttcccaagtggcgactctgaattaaataaataatcccatttcgaatattgtcactttaattggaaaaactccacccgcgcatttctaacccctcggggcgggcgcgcaaaaaggaggtgtgacacatacgCTGGTACACTgatcttcagtatattatgctggaccggtccctattgcaacaaaatagtgactatttttcaatgactttgcaaacgctggaaTGACCcgtccgaaaactgactagcccgtACTATTTATGTTTAGTTAGAAGGACCAGATGTGTTTGGTTGGTTATTAGATTATACTCATTAAGTTATGCGAAATTATTGAGCGGAAGAGGATGAGCAATAAGAATCGTAATACGGAGATTAAAGTTATTAATTACCGCATAATAACTCATTCATTACTATTCACACATAAATAATTCCTACATGATATTTTTCTCACATAACTAACATAACATGTAAACGGAACTACCAAATATTGTTTCTGGAAATTGACAGCTTCTCCACTCAGACTAGAAGTTAATCAGAAACTAATGGTAGAGAGTAGCTCACCTGTATATAAGCACGTTAACTACTAAAGTAATTAAGCTACTTCTTTCTAGAGTAAGGCGTCTTATTACTTTAACatataaatgaaaataaaaaccAAGATAACATATAATACTATAAAACATTAAAGAATTCGTAATTGTTTTGAATAAatttgacaattcttttttttaactACAAAAATTGCACATCATCTTTACGAATGCATCTATACATATGGTATGCGAGAAGGCAAGCTAAAGCAAAAAGAGAGATGCTGAACTGAACAATCTGTTAAACAAATACTGATCGATGCATGCAGACTGCAGTACTATTACTCGGCCATACTGATGCATTTATGTTTCTTTCTACTTCTCAAGCAACTTCTCTTCCAACAACATACATTACAAATAtgtacaaaagaaaagagaggcaACCGATGGTACATACAGTAATGGAGAGACCCAGTGAATGTGCTAAAGTCGCATATATACCAGTTACAAATGCAATTACCACTGCTAACATTGCCAGAAGCTGCAACAGACTTGCGACTCTACTGAGAGCCCACAGAATTCTCAAATCCTGATAGGACGTTGGTCGATGATTTATTGCCATGATGAAGTAGCTGAATATAGCACCAGCTGAGCATGCAAAGGCAATGACATCCGTAATAACAAATACACGGAACGCTGCTTTTCTTGTTAGAATCGCCATCCCTTCATTAGGGCTATTTGAATCGCTGTCAAAACCTCCTGGCAATGTGAAACCAGCGGCAAAGGTGACTGTAACTAATAGAGTGGCCACAACTAGATGTATTTGAGCTGCCGACATGATGCCTTTGATTTCTGTTTCACGTTCCTTAGCATGCTTCAAATTCTCCCTCTGTAGATAAATTTCATCCGGTGTGTTCACCGGAGTTTCACGTCCTCCCAATCGACCAATGTTAGCAAAATCGCGATACATGCTGTCACTGATAGTTTCCTTGTTTGTCGTCCTCTTTATGCAAGACAATGCTACGTCAAGCGGAGTCTGGTTTTCTTTGTTAAATGACATCTTCTTTGCTCtgggattttctcttaatttcacaGGCACATGGGCCCAATAAATAGAGGCGGCAAGCAAATGGAGAGGAGTGTTGCCATCATTATCTGCATCGTCAGCAAGGCTATCCCACTTCCTGGACTTCAATAAGGAATTAACTAACATATATTGATTGTTGAATATGGCAACATGAAGAGCATTTTGGTCTCTGCTATCAAGCATTTCCCAGCAATCAGGGCAGTACTTTAATAACTCATTTATCATGTTTTCATCACCTGCACTGGCTGCAATGTGAAACGTTGTCGTCCAGCGATTTTCACTGCCTGCTGGAAGGTAGGCTAAGGATTTCTTCCACTCCAGCATATCAGAAACTGCTTCTTTCAATCCTAGATAAACAGCATAGTGCAGCGAATTCCAACCACTCACGTCAGCTTCCTCACATAAAGATTTATTCCATTGCCATAGTAATCTCGCGCAATCTGGATATATCAAAtatcatgatgatgatgataaggaGTTAATTCATCACAAATTGTGAGATCATTCAAAGCGcttatcactactagaaatccggtaaaaagcgaccaaagttggtcgcttataggcctaaaagcgaccaaaaagcaaccaaacatgcctggtcgcaatattgctggtccctttattttagggaccaaagttggtcgctaattagcgaccaactttggtctctaaggtaaaaggactAAATATTCTGATTTGactttagtgaccaactttggtcgctatattaatttaataatataaatttagcgaccaaagttggtctctacatatgaaatacgttgtttttaatttatcattaatcattagaaagcgaccaactttggtctctaatccaaatattatattttaaaatctggacaatagagaccaaagttggtcgctaaattcaagaatttaattttttttttaaagataagcgaccaacattggtcgctatatttccataaattgtatttttttaatagaaatctgggcaggtagcgaccaaggttggtcgctattgcccagaaaattattttttttatagtgaaatgtgaccaaatagagaccaaagttggtcgcttttcttggtatatttttggcagaaacttcctgttttggcagctacaccacctgccagcttaccaaacatcctagacaggcattttatgccagtaacaacaacaacaacaattaaaagcaacaatcaatagaactaacacattaagctaacaaaactaagttaacgcttattacaagcccattcgaactaaaaaggactaacacaatagaactaaatttttttgtctagttcaaagtatataaagtactcaaggagtgttctttcagcatcctcgtccgaaagttggattgcctcgcccgattcattaggtggttgactgcgtatgaattcccccaCGTCAGCTGCATGTGAAGCGAacctatatgaaaaattatatatattgaattagtatttcaaaatttatataaaagtgaatcaaaatacttaatgaaaagtaaaaaacttacatgtatatagtcgaggctcgaccctcctttatgaatcagtctctttcttcttctttacaatacgagtttcattgaatagctcatcttgcttcattggcatcataaagctgtctggtggctttggtgattatcctcgtggtactattactcgggatgaacttggatacaatgaataacttggatacagtacctgacagggtgtgtctttgatcaattgttgatCTCTATAGCTACAATGATAATGAGAAGACAACGACATGTGTTTCAAAATAGTGATGGTATAGGtagaatttaacatttcctaagtagataaaagaggttatagaggaattctatacttcactttccaagaggaaaagaagtttgattgatagtgacaacgttgatgaagacggaatgttttccgttggtcatggcagttcccataaagcggggatcataagactctatgatgacaaagattataggaagttttgttctaaactttcttccaagtctgatccgtacaagcttaatataatattggtgatatttcttcggattcagacaatgatttgaccgacaaaagtatagaaatgctcttaaaaagaattaaaggtaaaatgttTTTCTTGGTAGAGAAGGATGCTGGAAAgtttttacctttaattctttttaagagcatttccatacttttgtcggtcaaatcattgtttgaatccgaagaaatatcaccattatcacattaagcttgtacggatcagacttgaaagaaaatttagaacaaaacttcctataatctctgtcatcatagagtcttatgatccccattCTACGGGAACTGCCATGACCAACGGAACacattccgtcttcatcaaccttgtcactctcaattaaacttcttttcctcatggaaaatgaagtacaaaattactctataagctcttcttttatctacttagaaaatactaaattcctacctacaccatcactatttgaaacacatgccattgccttctcatcatcattgtcgctaatgagaagaacaattaaaggcacactttgccaggtactgtgtcttagttattcttggtgTAAGTtctattgcatgtctaataacgtCATCAATCTCTTCTAATAATCCTCCGGCATATAAAATTacaaaacataaactaaaagttcaattcatatcctaaaccttcaattcatatccacaaaagtttaagtcatatcctaaaggttcaactcatatcgtaaaaagttcaagtcatatcgtaaaatttcaatttatatcgtacaagttcaattcacaagaacaaaacctaaaaactaaaagttcatcaattcttatcgtacgagtttaaacataaactaaaagttcattttatatcctaaaggtttaattcatatccacaaaagtttaagtcatatcctaaaaattctatttatatcctaaaatttcaactcatatcctaaaagtttcaatttatatcttacaagttcaattcacaagaacaaaacctaaaaactaaaagttatattcatatcctacgagtttaaacataaactaaaagttcaagtcatatcctaaaggttcaatacatatgctaaaggttcaatttatttcctaaaagttcaactcatattctaaaagttttaattcatatcctaaaaagttcaagtcatacataaaagattcaatttatatcgtacaagttcaattcacaagaacaaaacctaaaaactaaaagttatattcatatcttacgagtttaaacataaactaaaacttcaagtcatatcctaaaggttcaatttatttcctaaaagtccaactcatatcctaaaagtttcaactcatatcgtaaaaagttcaagtcatacataaaagcttcaatttatatcgtacaagttcaattcacaagaacaaaacctaaaaactaaaagttcatcaattcttatcctacgagtttaaacataaactaaaagttcaatttatatcctaacggttcaattcatatccacaaaagttcaagtcatatcctaaaatttctatttatatcctaaaaattcaactcatatcctaaaagtttcaattcatatcctaaaaattcaattcacaagaacaaaacctaaaaactaaaagttatattcatatcctacgagtttaaacataaactaaaagttcaagtcatatcctaaaggttcaatatatatgctaaaagttcaatttatttcctaaaagttcaactcatatcctaaaagtttcaattcatatcctaaaaagttcaagtcatacataaaagcttcaatttatatcctacaagttcaattcacaagaacaaaacctaaaaactaaaagttatattcatatcttacgagtttaaacataaactaaaacttcaagtcatatcctaaaggtccaatttatttcctaaaagttcaactcatatcctaaaagtttcaactcatatcgtaaaaagttGAAGTCATACaataaagcttcaatttatatcgtacaagttcaattcacaagaacaaaacctaaaaactaaaagttcatcaattcttatcctacgagtttaaacataaactaaaagttcaatttatatcctaaaggttcaattcatatccacaaaagtttaagtcatatcctaaaatttctatttatatcctaaaaattcaactcatatcctaaaagtttcaattcatatcctaaaaattcaattcacaagaacaaaacctaaaaactaaaagttatattcatatcctacgagtttaaacataaactaaaagttcaaatcatatcctaaaggttcaatacatatgctaaaggttcaatttatttcctaaaagttcaactcatatcctaaaagtttcaattcatatcctaaaaattcaactcatatcctaaaagcttcaatttatatcctacaagttcaattcacaagaacaaaacctaaaaactaaaagttatattcatatcttacgagtttaaacataaactaaaacttcaagtcatatcctaaaggttcaatacatatcctaaaggttcaatttatttcctaaaagttcaactcatatcctaaaagtttcaactcatatcgtaaaaagttcaagtcatacataaaagcttcaatttatatcgtacaagttcaattcacaagaacaaaacctaaaaactaaaagttcatcaattcttatcctacgagtttaaacataaactaaaagttcaatttatattctaaaggttcaattcatatccacaaaagttcaagtcatatcctaaaatttctatttatatcccaaaaattcaactcataccctaaaagtttcaattcatatcctaaaaattcaactcatatcctaaaagtttcaatttatatcatagatttatataaaccctagatttttataaaatgttaaataatgataaatacaacctaaaccctaggtttctataaaatacaatgttaaataatcaattgaaacactagtcatttgaaactaattcatagctaataaacaaaacattataagcttacacaaaagatataaattgtaattataacctagaatttttaggaggtggagaaggagagagaCGCAGCAGCGGCAGAGGCGACGGCGACGGGGCGGCGGCAGCTGGGCGGTGGTCGTTGGTGGCGTGGGTGGGGCATCTGGTGCTGGGAgttggaagggggggggggggtttgagtgtgagagagaaaagagagattttgggaaatttttagaaagaatGGGAGGGGATCCCGGTTTTGACACTCTGGAATTAAAAATAGCGACCacagttggtcgctattttggtaggtaaatcagttttgaatttttagaaatagcgaccaaagttggtcgctatttctaaaaaaattatattactcttaattcaatttaaaattatatatatatgtagtataaatttaggattttaattcaatttaagctatatatatatatatatatatatatatatatatatatctgtgtgtgtgtgtgtgtgtgtgtgtgtgtgtgtgtgtgtgtgtataatacaatttaaaattatgtacatatgtagtataaatttaggattttaattcaatttaagctatatatatatatatatatatatataagctatattcgatataatactacctaatacacttatacttagtgcatagtataacgtaagtatatatatatatatatatatatatatatatatatatattatatacataagctatattcgatacagtattacctaatacacttatacttagtgcatagtatagcgtaagtatatatatatatatatatatatatatataatatataaatatccaGTGAATCTCCCGAGTGTcgtcctgtagtccaactcatattggcggggatctcccgaaatacaaATCTGTAGTCCCATATATAGATACTCAatactaggggaatctaccggaatactgatccatagtcccaaagtaaacaagcaggggatctcccgggataccatcccgtagtcccaaagtaaacacacagcagcacGAAGAATATTCCATTCAATCCAAATTTCACActagggtaaaataggtattcctaacctagcatgctgcactgAATTCAAATAAGGTAGTTTGAGCAcgtaaagcaattaaatcaattaggcatgcttccctaagctaacagtaggctaaaattgaaagtaGTGTAAGCAGGGAAAGAAACACAGTTATAATTACTTaataaaaataggattttcaacaattagcacaagtacgcactcgtcacctcacgtacaaggcatttcatatatcaacaataccaaaattctaaggggagtttccctaatacacttatacgcagtgcatagtatagcgtaagtatatatatattatatatatataagctatattcgatacagtattacctaatacacttatacttagtgcatagtatagcgtaagtatatatataagctatattcgatacagtattacctaatacacttatacttagtgcatagtatagcgtaagtatatatattatatatgtaagctatattcgatataatattacctaatagacttatactcagtgcataatatagcgtaagtatatattttatatatatatatatatatatatatatatatatatatatatatatatatatagagagagagagagagagagagagagagagagagagagagagagagagagagagagagagagacttatatttatattatttagatagtaaatacaaaagtgatttttaattttgaccattgttgacctgaatagagaccaactttggtcgctatttattcaagaatttagtttagcgaccaaagttggtcgctatatttaaatcagatttaattatatttcatataatatttaaattaataatataattattaaaattgtatAACTGGGCCCCAtttaagcgaccaaagttggtcggtatctGCCTACCCTTTaagtagcgaccaacgttggtcgccatttttatattatatatatttatattttataatttttttaaaataataatataattattaaaattttgtaggtgggtcccactttagcgaccaacattggtcactAATCTCAGTAAATGTTTGACCAAGAaagtctgaccagtccagtcAACATTTTGACTAATATAGCAACcaagtagcgaccaaccttggtcgctattttgtttcttttatttattttattattttcgctagtttagcgaccaactttggtcgctttttcccacagaccaattttggtcgctaaATTATTTATTCTTTTGCTTCCTCTTTCATACTTCTCACACAATCCTAGAGCTTGGATTTGGTGGTTATTGATTGAATACTTATTGATTTCTAAGTCTTCCACTAGTTCGAGGGTTCAAGAGTGgtattgtttaaccaaaaagttgattttttggtcaaagctaaagacaaatagaaattcgggctactgataatcaggagacaaaaaaaataatagactttttgagaatgacaaataagcagtagataagtttgtattttaaTGTAATATTGATGGTATCCTCTGTCTTTACAAATGACTTGAcctcctccttttatagttgatccTAAATAAAGGAGTAATACCTTAGCCTTAATGAGataattatgagcaataaatgacattaaataagacgttacacaatcattcctatttaataccaattctctaatgtattgggtatttaatattgaatttgAACTCCTTTTtgtcatcatatccatgtcttcAATGCCTTCTGATCTCTTGGCTTTAAATGACCTAAATAGGTACGAAGCTTGTATTATTAGAATTGCCTCTCGTGCCTATTTAGCTTTCCTTTCCCCGTATTTGTTGTCACTCATGTCTCTTAACTGATCatcatgttttgaccatttgactagtcctcgtgtcatgccacgtcaccttcaatataaattcagttttttcccaatacagatagtccccccactttctatttatttatcaattaaatatatgggaagtggatcttcataaaaagggaatttttgCTGTAATTAATACTATGAAAGTACTGGCGCTTAATTGTTCCTTCTAATTAATGCTTTACATACGTGTCACCTTTTGATTGGTTTTGCAAATCTGCGCCCTTTTTTCAAGGCTTCTTCATTCCCACTATTCACGAAGTgttagttgcctttattataggctttccatcattacacttctaaTTTTGACGATTGTCATTATAAACATATTTAaccctctttcttttgctttcttcttcgtagatcttcaacaagcaatttattattcacttttgctttttctcccctttaattcatccttcttcaacaatgtcatctccaaaccctaaccctagaaaagTTTCAATTCTAGATCACTTCCCCAATACCCCCGTAAGACATAGGAGAGACAAAGGAGGTAGGCTTCGGAGCTTGAGCCTAGGATCCACTCATGGTGGTTCATCtggttctgcttcttcttcttctggtattaggagttctatcccaaagacctcctcttctaaaggtaaagaactttctGAACCTACTCAGGAGCCTTTAGTTGAAGAAATCGTACCCAATGATTTATCTTTTGGGAATGATAGAAGATTTCTCCAAGAACaagttaaaaatttagaaaaaacTGATACCTATCCTTCTTTAATAACTGAACTTGTGATTCCCACTGTTAGGAAAGATTGTAATTGGAGAGATAATCTTCGTATGATGATTCCTGCCCCAAACCAGAGAATTTCTTCTTTTAGAATTGGATTCTCTTTCATTTAtatgtatccctttactttgggattTAATCCTTCcattgacccagttattcttgAATTTTGTCGCGTTTTCAAAATTTGCTTAGCTCAAGTAGGGCCTCTTGTTTGGAGAGCTGTGGCTTGCTTAAGGTATTTGTCTACCAAAGCCAATGTTAATTTTACCTTTTCCCATCTTATTCACCTATACCACCCAAAATTATTCCGCCATGGagtttttaccttaactgcaagaAGCAAGAAGGTTTTAGTAAACCccgaagatgacaaggatcgaGGGTGGTATTGTCGTTACGTTGCTGTATGTACGGTGGATTTGTTGGGTGAAACAAacattcccttccctgagaagtggaattttgcatgtaagtttttctttttcctaccGTATCTTAGTTTTTAAgaattttggtttcttttctaatCTCGTCTCTTTTTGgctttttgtagcaaccatgggagatatGGAACACGTTCCTaactttcgtggttgggtagattcaattttgaagattgcgcctatggaggcgagaacttggaaatcaatttctcttttgaatggttggaaagtgaagaTCCATGGTATGTATTTCCTTATGCTCTGCCGTATATTgaattctttcttatttcaaTTCCTTATCCCTTTTTTTATCAGGATTTGGTATCAGGGGTATGACAGCTGAGGTAGCCGTTGCCATTCGAGCGTCTTCAACCGCTTCACTTGATTTGGAAAAGACTCGGGCCACgctaccaaaaagaaaagttgtagAAGAAAGTTCTGAGAATGAGGAAGAAGAGAATACCTCTTTGATAGCCAGGCCAAGAACCAGGAGACGCATCATTGATGGAGACGAAGTTGAAGATACTCCTGTTCGAGCCTCTATCTCCGAGCCTGTTCAAATCCTTTCTGATGAGGATACCACTCCAAGAGGCTCTAATGAATCAATTCGATGTCTCTTTgttagtggttttgagagtggAGAATTTGGACCAGTTCTTGATGAAACTCCCCTTTCTTCTTCTATTCCTTCTATTCCTTTGACAACCACGAGTATTTCTTTGCCTATTTTATCAACTCCTGTTTCTTTACCTATTTTGGTTCCCATATGTACTCCTACCATCCCTGCTTTGACTCCCACAGCTCCCATTGTTTTTACCTCTTCTACTACTTCTCCTTCCATTGTTCCCCCTTCCTCTGTTCAGCATATAGAGGCGGGTTCTAGCTGCAGAGGCATggctatgagaagtgttactcttAAAGTTCCTACCAATCATAGCCTTTTGAGAGAGACTGGTGGAGCTGATGTTTGGCTCGAGCCTTTAATCgaagatattgagaagaagaagatggagagccacagttgcttgactctgatgaatgacatagttcattctacctTGAAGGTACTTCTTTTTTAACTTACAAGTGTTTTATATATCTCTCTATATTCTCACATTTTATGCCTTTCCCTTGTAGGCTAATCTTATTGGTACTGAGTTAATGGGAAGAATCTCCACTCTAGAGAAGAAGGATCGAGAGTCTGCGAAGGCTATCTGTGAGGCTAGGAGAATAGCCAAGGATACCCATCTTGAGGCAGCAAACTGGAAGGAGCAGTTGAGAATGCTCaggggaccatagaggagttgcaagaaagtAGAAATTTCCTGGAGCAACAAAAGCGTGGTTTGACTTCTGAGCTAGCAAttgccaaggcttcttcaagcgAACTTGAAAAAGATAAGGAGCTTTTGGAggactcattttcaaaacaacTATCAAAGGCTAGTGAAGAAATTAGAGAGCTTAAGGCACTtgtggagaagaaagaagaatatgcaagggaattggtgcaaagcttgactcaagctcaggctgacttaaGGATCTTCTCTGACGAAATTCGtgctttgaagagttctcatgcctcccttgaagcttACCTTGACTCCCACTTAGCTGAACACCAGATATTGAAGAACGATCTTGCTATATGGGAGAGGGAATATGGACTTCTTgaggagaacttcaacatagaggtAACTTGGGCTTTTCTAAAATCTCGCCGTgatgctttgatggaagctactcaagaaaactttgatttgcaATCTGAATTAGCCAAAGTCTTAGACACTATTGAAAAAAGCCAACAACCagttgatactccttctcctgcacttggaactcctggggcagaagagcttttaaatgaagaagtagCTATAGCGGCAATTGGAGTTGCAATTCCAGCTCctgagggtgaaacttctatgacacAGTCCATGGAAGCTGAAGTTCCCGTGACTCTTGCTTCCTTGGGTGATTTTAACATTCCAGGCCCAGTTGAAACCGCTCCTATTGCCGCTCCTTCAGAAGTTGTTACCGTGCCTGTGACTGCCCCTGAAAATGAGttgcaacttctgatgttccAACCCCT harbors:
- the LOC107760887 gene encoding protein ACCELERATED CELL DEATH 6-like, with protein sequence MGKDCARLLWQWNKSLCEEADVSGWNSLHYAVYLGLKEAVSDMLEWKKSLAYLPAGSENRWTTTFHIAASAGDENMINELLKYCPDCWEMLDSRDQNALHVAIFNNQYMLVNSLLKSRKWDSLADDADNDGNTPLHLLAASIYWAHVPVKLRENPRAKKMSFNKENQTPLDVALSCIKRTTNKETISDSMYRDFANIGRLGGRETPVNTPDEIYLQRENLKHAKERETEIKGIMSAAQIHLVVATLLVTVTFAAGFTLPGGFDSDSNSPNEGMAILTRKAAFRVFVITDVIAFACSAGAIFSYFIMAINHRPTSYQDLRILWALSRVASLLQLLAMLAVVIAFVTGIYATLAHSLGLSITVCTIGCLSFLLYIFVMYVVGREVA